The nucleotide window AGAAAGAAGTTTTTGCTTCTATTGAAAAATAATTGCCATGTGCTTTACTTTTTTGTTAATAGAACGTTTATGATTGAATTATTTGAATTTGCCTTATCAGGAAATTGCTATAAAGTAAGGTTGCTGTTATCTTTTCTGAATCTCCAATATGAAAGCCAAATTGTGAATGGGCCTGAGCGTGAACATAAATCGGAAGCGTTCATTGCTAAAAATCCATTTGGACAAGTTCCTGTTCTCAAGGATGGGAATATAGTCCTTAGAGATAGCCATGGGATATTGGTATACCTCGCTCGTGCTTATGGTGAAGAGCATTGGTTTCCCAATGATCCAGCTATTGCAGGAGAAATAGTTGCGTGGCTTTCAACTGCAGCAAATGAAGTTTCACGTGGACCAAGTGCACTTCGTGCACATTATTTACTCGGTCGTCCTATTAATTTGGAAGAAACAAAATTAGTCACAGAAACCCTTTTATCTATATTAGAAAAAAGACTTGTGGCTCATAATTGGCTTGTTTCTGATTCAATCACCATCGCAGATATTGCTATTTATCCTTATATAGCTCTTGGTAATCAGGGGAAAATTGATTTATGGATATATCCTAATATTCGAAAATGGATGTACCGTATAGAGAATTTACCTCATTACCTTTCAATGCAAGGTGTACAATTGCAAGTTTTATAAATAAATGCTTTTCTTTACCTTGAATGTAGTAGGTAACTTTCCACAGTTAATCAGTTCTGGAATTTGTTCAGTGAAATTTTTTAGTCAGAAAGATGGATTTTGTGGATAAAAAATAGTTTTGTTAATTCTTCTTAATTCGTTTGAATCTCGTTAAATTTTGTCAGAATAGATCAAACTAAATAATGTTTGTTCGTAATCTAAGTCTTCGGTAATTATTTCGTTCGGCTGAAATTGGGTAATTAGTTTCTTAATTTGATGTTACGTATTTAACTTTAGATCAAGCCAAGCATCCTGATTTTCTCTTCGAATTATAATAGGTTGCCTGTGTTTATTATCTCCAGAGTTATGGATTTCTGCAGTTTTTTCATTGGCGACCTGAGTGACGATAGTTACCCAGGTAGTGCCATTTGAATTAGCACCCCAAATTCCGCCAAAAAAATTGTTCTTATTTATAAATTCAATTTTAAATTTGTGTTTTTCTCCACTCCTTTGCATTTGCCATTCGAAGTAAGACATTACAGGAATTAAACATCTGTTGATCGAATATTTTTTCCAAAAGTTAGAAGAGAATATATGTTCTGATTGGGTAGTTGTGATCAGACGATTTGCAAAAGATTGTTTTGTGCCCCATGTTCCAGAAGAAAGTGAAATATTATCTGAAACGTTTTTTAGATACCAACAATGATCGTTGGGTTTGACCGCTAAGCCATTTTGTTTATATTTATGGTAATCTTCCTCATACTGAATCGGATCAAATGAAAAATTCTTCCATTGGGTTTTATATTCTTCAAGAGCTACTAATCTATTTGTGAATAAATTTGACATAGTGGGAATTAAGTAAAAGCTACTTTTTCAAATAGTTTTTTTAATCTCTTCTGTATTACACTTGGAGTGAGGCTCGAAAACCCCGAGCAGCATAATATGATTCTGCACCATTGTGATATATGAATACATTGTCATAACGAAAGTCAGCGAATATGGCACCCCCTAAATTTCTAATACTTGCAGGTGTTAGTATCCAACTTGAAGTTTTTGTATCGAAATTTCCGAATTTTTGCAACTCCCTATATTGTTCTTCAGTCAAAATTTCGATTCCCATTGCCAATGCCATAGCTAGAGCATTATCTTTGGGTTTATTCTCTTTTCTTGTCTCTTGGGCTTTGCGGTCATAACAAAGGCTTCTTCTACCTTGGGGACTTTCCTTTGAACAATCATAAAAAATGAAAACGTTTGTTTTTTTATCATAACCGACGACATCAGGCTCACCACCTGTTCTTTCCATTTCATTCAAGGACCAAAGTTTGTCGGGATTTAATTCTAATTTTTTCTGTATTTTTTCCCATTCCAAATTTTTGTGACGATTAGTATTTTTTTCAAACCTAGCTTTTAAAACTAAGAGTAGGTCATTCATTTGTTGGGGTGAAATTTTCTGTATATTTTTCATGACTTAGAAGTCTCTATTATTTTAAAAAAAAAATTAAATAAAAATCATCAGATCTATCTTTATTATCCTCATAAATTTAAATCAATAAAAATATCATTTCTCTAAACTGAGTTTTGAAGAATATTTTAATTGTTTTTCTATTGTATGTTCTTCGATAAAAAACATTCTATTCTGATTTCTCGTCATCTCGTATTTAAATTAAAACAATGAGTAATTTACGGTTACAAATTCTCCAATATCAAATGGAGAACTATTTTTGGATATTTGTGCTTAACGTTTGGAAACCTTCTCTTGTAAAGTTCTAGATTT belongs to Leptospira terpstrae serovar Hualin str. LT 11-33 = ATCC 700639 and includes:
- a CDS encoding glutathione S-transferase family protein, producing the protein MGGLDKRSTIISFSLQGKSLERILPKKNIGSFGTYLEFNARENRKKFLLLLKNNCHVLYFFVNRTFMIELFEFALSGNCYKVRLLLSFLNLQYESQIVNGPEREHKSEAFIAKNPFGQVPVLKDGNIVLRDSHGILVYLARAYGEEHWFPNDPAIAGEIVAWLSTAANEVSRGPSALRAHYLLGRPINLEETKLVTETLLSILEKRLVAHNWLVSDSITIADIAIYPYIALGNQGKIDLWIYPNIRKWMYRIENLPHYLSMQGVQLQVL
- a CDS encoding SOS response-associated peptidase family protein, which gives rise to MSNLFTNRLVALEEYKTQWKNFSFDPIQYEEDYHKYKQNGLAVKPNDHCWYLKNVSDNISLSSGTWGTKQSFANRLITTTQSEHIFSSNFWKKYSINRCLIPVMSYFEWQMQRSGEKHKFKIEFINKNNFFGGIWGANSNGTTWVTIVTQVANEKTAEIHNSGDNKHRQPIIIRRENQDAWLDLKLNT
- a CDS encoding DUF4256 domain-containing protein; this encodes MKNIQKISPQQMNDLLLVLKARFEKNTNRHKNLEWEKIQKKLELNPDKLWSLNEMERTGGEPDVVGYDKKTNVFIFYDCSKESPQGRRSLCYDRKAQETRKENKPKDNALAMALAMGIEILTEEQYRELQKFGNFDTKTSSWILTPASIRNLGGAIFADFRYDNVFIYHNGAESYYAARGFRASLQV